The window CTGTGGAAGGGGGACATTGTCATTCACGTTCGTCAGTTCGACGAGGACCGTGGAAAACTTTTTCCCACAAAGAAAGGCGTTTCTCTGACGATGAAACAATGGTTGGAACTGGTCTCCTTTAAATGGGACACATCACAACATCTCGGCGGGAAAGTCTACGTCGAGACCATTGACAAAGGTGTGGATATTCGTCAGTGGTGGTATTGTGATCAAGAACTGAAACCTTCCCGTCGCGGCGTTCGACTGACTGCCAAACAGTGGAAAGAGCTCCAGAAATGCTTTGAAACTATCTACGACTTTGTGCCGGAACTGAGAGATCCATGTCACCAAGATCATCATAATCATGGTGTCATAGAGTGAATGCAACCCGAGATATTAGACGTGTCCAGACATGCTCGGTGACGTCACGGGGAAAACCAGGACGTGTTTGGACATGCTCagacattgtgtatataaaccTTAGATTTAGAACTGTTCGCCATTCGTCAGTCGACCATTGCAGAGTGAAGACGTGCGCTCCAGacatggcatcgggatattcgagaaTGGACAGCAATAGTAACAGCAGTTGTAGCAGCGGTGACGATGTCTTGGTATGCAAATGTTCTAAAAGACACACGATCCAATGCaaaagagtggctaccaaacCAGAAGAAAATGACGCGGATCAAGCGGACGCTGCTCGTGAACCTGGTGAAATTGTGGACGAAGAACCCACGGATATCCGTGAACCCGTCCAAATCGTGGACGAAGAACCCATGGATCAGACGGATGTTGCTGGAGAAACGGACTCGACTCCCTACGATGATGATGCCTACGACGCCGATGACGAATGGAATGGTCTTTCGAGAcattacttgttctgtcatcgACCCGAAATGGGAAGATTCTACAAACAACTCTGCACGTTTGGGTGGTGGCCCATACAGTTGCGCCAGAAACCGAGGGaactcgccaaggccggtttcttctacacgggagaccacggTGCCGTTGTCTGctactgttgtggactacgcaCCTACAGATGGCAGAAGATGGACGATCCAGTGAAGGAACATTACAGGCTGTCCCCAAGATGTCCttacattaacaatgtgttgagacattaaacacgtgtgtgctacttttcgttttgtaaaataaacatgtgaataacacgttttgtttcttATTAATGTGTTGAGACATTAAACACGTGTGTGCtacttttcgttttgtaaaataaacatgtgaataacacgttttgtttgttattaatgtaaggatgactgtctgtgtgtgtgtgtgtgtgtgtgtgtgtggacctgTGTGTGGCTCTGAGTGTGGCTCTGAGTGTGGCCCTGtttgtggccctgagtgtggccctgagtgtggccctgagtgtgccCCTGAGTATGGCCCTGAGTGTGACCCTGTGGCGCTGAGAGTAGCCCTGAGCTGTGCACGAGTTATTCTTTGGGATGGGGGGCATGGACCATACGTAtcacacaaaatttaatctttgtgCGCATACGCGAAATTATagagagtataaataaaag of the Gigantopelta aegis isolate Gae_Host chromosome 12, Gae_host_genome, whole genome shotgun sequence genome contains:
- the LOC121386046 gene encoding baculoviral IAP repeat-containing protein 3-like encodes the protein MASGYSRMDSNSNSSCSSGDDVLVCKCSKRHTIQCKRVATKPEENDADQADAAREPGEIVDEEPTDIREPVQIVDEEPMDQTDVAGETDSTPYDDDAYDADDEWNGLSRHYLFCHRPEMGRFYKQLCTFGWWPIQLRQKPRELAKAGFFYTGDHGAVVCYCCGLRTYRWQKMDDPVKEHYRLSPRCPYINNVLRH